From one Streptomyces sp. R41 genomic stretch:
- a CDS encoding peroxiredoxin, with the protein MAIEVGTEAPDFELKDNHGATVKLSDFRGEKNVVLLFYPFAFTGVCTGELCSLRDNLPQFTDRDTQLLAVSNDSIHTLRVFAEQEGLEYPLLSDFWPHGNISRAYGVFDEDKGCAVRGTFIIDKEGVVRWTVVNGLPDARDLNEYVKALDTL; encoded by the coding sequence ATGGCGATCGAGGTCGGCACCGAGGCCCCGGACTTCGAGCTCAAGGACAACCACGGCGCCACCGTGAAGCTGTCCGACTTCCGCGGTGAGAAGAACGTGGTGCTGCTCTTCTACCCCTTCGCATTCACCGGCGTGTGCACGGGTGAGCTGTGCTCCCTGCGTGACAACCTGCCGCAGTTCACCGACCGGGACACCCAGCTGCTGGCCGTCTCCAACGACTCCATCCACACCCTGCGCGTCTTCGCCGAGCAGGAGGGCCTGGAGTACCCGCTGCTGTCCGACTTCTGGCCGCACGGCAACATTTCGCGCGCGTACGGCGTCTTCGACGAGGACAAGGGCTGCGCGGTGCGCGGCACGTTCATCATCGACAAGGAGGGCGTGGTCCGCTGGACCGTCGTCAACGGTCTGCCGGACGCTCGTGACCTGAATGAGTACGTCAAGGCGCTCGACACCCTGTGA
- a CDS encoding DUF3052 domain-containing protein: MSATADHAEERTNPAARLGFEPGQVVQEIGFDDDVDHELRESIESQIGQDLVDEDYDDVADVVLLWFRDEDGDLTDALVDAIGLLEDGGMIWLLTPKTGRDGYVEPSDISDAAQTAGLSQTKSISVGKEWSGTRLATPKSKR; this comes from the coding sequence GTGAGCGCGACCGCGGACCACGCGGAGGAGCGGACCAACCCGGCCGCCAGGCTGGGGTTCGAGCCCGGACAGGTGGTCCAGGAGATCGGCTTCGACGACGACGTTGACCACGAGCTCCGTGAAAGCATCGAATCGCAGATCGGCCAGGATCTGGTCGACGAGGACTACGACGACGTCGCCGACGTCGTGCTGCTGTGGTTCCGCGATGAGGACGGCGATCTCACGGACGCTCTGGTGGACGCCATCGGTCTCCTTGAGGACGGCGGCATGATCTGGCTGCTGACTCCGAAGACCGGCCGGGACGGTTACGTCGAGCCCAGCGACATCAGTGATGCCGCACAGACCGCCGGCCTCTCCCAGACGAAGAGCATCTCCGTGGGCAAGGAGTGGTCGGGCACGCGCCTGGCCACGCCGAAGTCGAAGCGCTGA